A single Lactuca sativa cultivar Salinas chromosome 8, Lsat_Salinas_v11, whole genome shotgun sequence DNA region contains:
- the LOC111919295 gene encoding putative late blight resistance protein homolog R1A-10, translated as MADAAVEFLLGNLKQLLVYNANLISSVKDQVDSLCNDLRLLAAFVKETTESRSKHAIVKELVRRIRIEVYKAEDIVDMYVFHASIQKSRSSFERAIHFTDYPLKLRTVGKEIEDIRRRVKEIYDNKLFANEVFRKTESFTRSPPSVEEENVVGFEKEAENVVGFLKAETEELEVISVVGMGGLGKTTLVKKVFNDSSIQYEFFIRSWVYVSQVYSRREVFSKILYDVTRENKDTSKWSVDTIAEELHRQLKDGRYLIVLDDVWTKTAWNDLKMVFPNTKNGSRILLTSRNKDVALHANTNLPPYQLRFLTDEESWELLEKKVFPKGSRCSSELEILGKEIAKKCYGLPLALVVIAGILRKKDKTRGWWEKVKEKVGTYVAMESEQCMDVLALSYNHLPYDLKACFLYFGVFPEDFEIPVWKLIHIWVAEGFIQRIGDASPEEMAEENLQDLVDRNLVLVEKRKADGGMKTCRIHDMLHDMCIRQAEEENFFKDIKGLEPSSYVSIDPNVFRRLCVHSRVIDYISSKPDASHVRSFLCYSKEEKALPNDLITYFPGSFKLLRVLDVRSINFPRFPNIQLVHLRYIALVGNFKVLPSAISNLWNLQTLVVETSSRSITVQADLWKLLQLRHVYTSAASDLPTPSSKSSRKTVTDPLVNENLITMSKVSPSSCTDVILTRTPNLQKLGVRGKLLLLLEEKKGSCKFDNITRLTHLENLKLSNDTYPTPPLDGKLRALPEWYKFPSKLKKLTLSDTMLDWEHMSVLGKLRGLEVLKLGDNSFMGERWVTPDGSFIQLRVLQIGKTDLVHWEASGNQFPQLQRLSLKHCEQLEAMPSGLGDMSTLQVVELSWICRSAVASARLLQKNFKLLVFPPDQENQS; from the coding sequence ATGGCGGATGCGGCTGTGGAATTCTTGCTGGGTAATCTGAAACAACTATTAGTCTACAACGCCAATTTGATCTCAAGCGTCAAAGACCAAGTTGACTCTCTGTGCAACGACCTCCGTCTACTTGCAGCTTTCGTGAAGGAAACAACCGAGAGCCGGAGCAAGCACGCCATCGTCAAAGAACTCGTCCGACGCATCAGAATCGAAGTCTATAAAGCTGAAGACATTGTGGATATGTACGTCTTCCACGCATCGATCCAGAAATCTCGAAGTAGTTTCGAAAGAGCAATTCACTTCACAGACTACCCCCTGAAACTAAGAACTGTTGGAAAAGAGATTGAAGATATACGGCGGCGCGTGAAGGAGATCTACGATAATAAATTGTTCGCAAATGAGGTTTTCAGGAAAACAGAGTCGTTTACCAGGTCTCCTCCATCTGTGGAGGAGGAAAACGTTGTGGGTTTCGAAAAAGAAGCGGAAAATGTTGTCGGGTTCCTAAAGGCGGAGACAGAAGAACTGGAGGTGATCTCCGTCGTGGGTATGGGCGGTTTAGGTAAAACGACTCTTGTTAAGAAAGTTTTCAATGACTCATCGATTCAATATGAGTTTTTCATTCGATCTTGGGTGTATGTTTCGCAAGTGTATAGTAGGAGGGAAGTGTTTTCCAAAATCTTGTACGATGTTACTCGAGAAAACAAAGATACATCAAAATGGAGCGTTGACACCATTGCTGAGGAATTGCATCGGCAATTGAAAGATGGGAGGTACTTAATCGTGTTAGATGACGTCTGGACCAAAACCGCATGGAATGATCTAAAAATGGTGTTCCCCAACACCAAGAACGGGAGTAGAATCTTGTTGACCAGTCGAAACAAGGATGTAGCCCTACACGCGAACACAAATCTCCCTCCTTATCAGCTTCGGTTCTTGACTGATGAAGAAAGTTGGGAGCTTTTGGAGAAGAAGGTCTTCCCTAAAGGATCCCGTTGCTCAAGTGAACTGGAGATTCTAGGGAAGGAAATTGCAAAAAAATGCTACGGATTACCTCTTGCCCTTGTGGTGATTGCAGGAATCCTTCGAAAGAAAGATAAAACACGTGGGTGGTGGGAGAAAGTAAAGGAGAAGGTGGGTACTTATGTAGCCATGGAATCAGAGCAATGTATGGATGTATTAGCATTAAGTTATAACCATTTACCTTACGATTTAAAAGCTTGTTTCCTCTACTTTGGTGTATTCCCTGAGGATTTCGAGATACCCGTTTGGAAATTAATCCATATTTGGGTTGCTGAGGGGTTTATTCAGCGAATTGGTGATGCAAGCCCAGAAGAAATGGCAGAAGAGAACTTACAGGATCTTGTGGACAGGAACCTGGTTTTGGTGGAAAAGAGAAAAGCTGATGGTGGAATGAAAACATGTCGAATCCATGATATGTTGCATGACATGTGTATCAGACAAGCCGAAGAAGAAAACTTCTTCAAGGACATCAAGGGTTTAGAACCATCTTCTTACGTATCTATTGATCCAAACGTCTTTCGTCGTCTTTGTGTCCATTCTCGAGTTATTGATTACATTTCTTCAAAGCCTGACGCTTCACATGTCCGATCTTTCTTATGCTACTCAAAAGAAGAAAAGGCTTTACCCAACGATCTCATAACATACTTTCCAGGGAGCTTTAAATTGCTAAGAGTGTTAGATGTTCGCTCTATCAATTTCCCTCGTTTCCCTAACATCCAACTCGTGCATTTGAGATACATTGCATTAGTAGGAAATTTCAAGGTTCTTCCTTCAGCCATCTCTAACCTCTGGAACCTACAAACGCTTGTTGTAGAGACATCTTCTCGTAGCATTACAGTTCAAGCGGATCTTTGGAAATTATTGCAGTTGCGACATGTTTACACAAGTGCAGCTAGTGATTTGCCCACTCCATCTTCAAAATCATCACGAAAAACTGTGACAGATCCTTTGGTTAACGAAAACCTAATAACCATGTCAAAAGTGTCGCCAAGTAGTTGTACGGATGTGATCTTAACTCGGACGCCTAATCTTCAAAAACTAGGCGTTCGTGGGAAATTGCTCTTGCTTTTGGAAGAGAAAAAGGGTAGTTGTAAGTTTGATAACATTACGAGGCTAACTCACCTTGAGAATTTGAAATTGTCGAATGATACATACCCTACTCCACCATTAGATGGTAAACTGCGGGCCCTTCCTGAATGGTATAAATTCCCATCAAAACTTAAGAAACTGACACTTTCTGACACGATGCTCGATTGGGAACACATGTCAGTTCTTGGGAAGTTGCGAGGTTTGGAGGTGCTGAAGTTAGGAGACAATTCATTCATGGGTGAACGTTGGGTGACACCTGATGGGAGTTTTATTCAGCTAAGAGTTCTTCAAATTGGGAAGACGGATTTGGTGCATTGGGAGGCTTCTGGCAATCAGTTTCCTCAACTTCAACGACTTAGTTTGAAGCACTGTGAACAGCTTGAGGCCATGCCTTCGGGTCTAGGGGACATGTCGACACTTCAGGTTGTGGAGTTGTCTTGGATTTGTCGTTCTGCTGTTGCATCTGCACGTCTGCTTCAAAAGAATTTTAAGCTTCTTGTCTTCCCTCCAGATCAAGAGAATCAAAGTTGA